In Lolium rigidum isolate FL_2022 chromosome 7, APGP_CSIRO_Lrig_0.1, whole genome shotgun sequence, the DNA window ggaccgcagcctttattcaggtcggacccccacgtcagcgaccatcccaggctggccaatccaaccctccaccggcgacaccatcgccggcttccatgctcctccatctcgtcgccagatcgcggtgatagatcaaggatccaccaccaccaaccgcatgccaaccctctccggcgaagaagagggccacctccttcgtcgaacccaaggctgctgccccgggcgccctcgtgtcgcggaagaatcccgagatcgcctccacgcaccgacgagacGCGGGGGGAGGGCATGGCCGCCGCTCacccagcccctgccggagtgctgcgggggAGAGCTGACGGAAGGAGGGAGACATGCCGCCACCACCCAACCCACCCGCGCCGgccggtccgccaggggacaACCATCGGGAGGAGGGGGCCACAGCGCACGTCGCCCATCCCATCCGATCTGCGCCTGCTCCGCCATGCGTCGAGGAGGTGGGATCCGACCGCCGTTCGTCACGCAGCGACGAGGAAGGCCCCCAccaccgccacgccccgagggtctttgcccTGGCGACGTTACCGGCGGCGGCGACAACGGTTAGGGTTGGGTGCGGGAGGGAGGGAGGGTTGGGTGCGGGAGTGGATGTTGGTTGCTAATTTCTTTTATTCTAGCTAATACGAGTATGGAACTTGCGCGGAAATTCCAGGAAATTTAACAATCTTTTACAATGAACACGGCATGGACGACCAGGTCCTCGCGTTCCTTCCATCGTTCCCGAATATTCGCGTCAAGTCAAGTCGTCTACCGTGCTCACTCGCAGCTTTTCCTAGTATATAATATGATCCAATCGAAGCAGACCAAGCAAGCAACAGCATGTCGAGAATGCCGACCACCGTCCTGCTACTGATCGTGTTGCATTCCCTTGTGGCCGTGGCGTCGGCTCAGTCGAAGCTGGCATTGGCGCGAGAGGGGTGCCGCGACAGCTGCGGCAACATCACCGTCCCCTACCCCTTCGGCATCGGCAGCGGCTGCTACCGCGTCGACGGCCTCGGGAGCCGGGGTTTCGAGCTTGTGTGCAATGACACCGGCCCCTCCGCTCCCCGGCTCACCTTCTTCAGCTACAACTACAGCCTCGCCGACTTCTCCCTCGCCACCAGCCAGGTCACGGTCTACGTCAAGGCGACCACGGCGTGCTTCGACTTCACGGGCGGGCTCATCGGCGGGGACGCCGGTGCGTACACGTCCGTCGACACCAGCGTGTACCGCTTGTCCAGCGAAGGCGATATTGACGTGCCCGTCGTGCTCGACTGGGCCGTCCGGGATGTCGGCGACTGCAGCGCCGCCCGGAACGCGAGGGACTTCGCGTGCCGGAGCGCGCACAGCACCTGCTTCGACGTCGCCAACAACGGCGGGTACGGCTGTAACTGCTCTACGGGCTACGACGGCAACCCCTACCTCGACGATGGATGCAGAGGTACGACCGAGGAAAGGCCTTCAGAATTCAGAATTCTTCAGTCTTGGAAGTACTAAATTCTCCTGCAAGCTGACATGAATTTGTCTAACCAAATGGTGATTCATTGCTCTGCAAACCCATAGACATCGACGAGTGCCAACGTAAAGACTTGTGCTACGGAATCTGCGAAAACACGCCGGGAAACTACACTTGCCAATGCCCTCGGGGGACAAGTGGAAATCCCAGAGTGAAGGATGGTTGCCGACCAGATTCACCACAAGACAAGTTCACCTTAGCTCTCAAAATTGTTACAGGTACACACTGATCAATTCATTGATCAACATATTTTGGGAGTATCACATTGGTTATTCATTCAAATTCTTCTCGGTGTCAGTTATATACTCCATGTGCTAATGATCGAGTATGCAATATTCAGGAGTCAGCGTGGCAGTGATCTTGTTAGGGTCCATGTGCTGCTGCCTCTGCCTGGCGAGGCAGAAGAGCAAGCTCGTCAGAACAAAGCAGAAATTCTTCGAGCACAACGGAGGCGTCATTCTGCAGCAACAAATGCAGTCATACGGTAGAACCACCGGCGGGTTCAAGATTTTCTCCGCTGAAGAGCTCAAGAAGGCGACCAACAATTTCGCCGCCGATCAGATCCTCGGCCGTGGCGGCCACGGCATCGTCTATAGAGGTGTCCTCGCAGACAATTCGGTGGTGGCCATCAAGAAGTCCAAGTTGATGGAGGAGACCGAGACCAAGGAGTTCACGAGGGAGATGTTCATTCTCTCCCAAATTAACCACCGGAACGTCGTCAAGCTGCTCGGCTgctgtcttgaggtggaggtgccgATGCTGGTGTATGAGTATGTCTCAAATGGCACCCTATACCAGTACATCCATGGGGGAAAGGGCCTTGATGCCAACACACCCTTGGATACCCGTCTTCGGATAGCGGCGGAGTCGGCGGAGGCGCTGGCCTACATGCACTCATCGGCCTCGCCACCGATCCTCCACGGTGACGTCAAGACGGCCAACATCCTGCTCGACAGCAGCCTCACCGCAAAAGTAACGGACTTTGGGGCGTCAAAGCTGGCTCcaaatgatgaggccgagatcgccacgCTAGTGCAAGGAACCTGCGGGTACCTGGACCCCGAGTACCTTATGACATGCAGGTTGACTGACAAGAGCGATGTGTATAGCTTTGGTGTCGTTCTACTGGAGCTGCTGACCAGGAAGAAGGTTCTCTGTTTTGACGGCCCGGAAGAAAATAGGAGCCTTGTGTCACGTTTCGTAATGGCCGTGAAAGCTGGGCGGCATGACGAGCTCATGGATGACAGTGTGAGGAAGGAGATGGGGCAGGAGGCTCTCCAAGAGGTATCACACCTCCTCATGCGATGCGTGAGCATGAACGGCGAGGAACGTCCGGGGATGAAGGAGATCGCGGAGAGGCTGGAGGCACTGAGAAGATACCAGCGGCATCCTTGGGGCCAGGCTGGTGGAGGtgattcggaggaggaggacagGAGCTTGCTTGGGAGGAACCAACACCGTGATGTGGACTACAAATTCAGACCTCATGACGTGCTTGATCTTGAGGGGAGCAGTACACGCTATTTCAGCGTGTAGGTCCATCGTTTTAACGTTTTTCTTAAACCACTAGGCACGCTTTATTGATTGGTAAACGTTGTTGCATCCTTTATtggaaatgaagaaaaaaaagctTCATGTTGAATTCCCATCTGAACTTGAGTGTTTGTTGATAGAGATTGGATTTTGATATGCCCTGTTGTTTCTCCAGTTTTATGTTCGTTCTGTTTGTAGAAGTTCATTACTGCTTCGCATCAATGCAGCTTATGTAATCAATCTTACTATGTTGAGTGGAttttttttatcgaaaaaaaggagACCACCGCCAAGGGCAAGGCGCGAGTTTCTTCTCGTGATCTGGTCTACATGTATGCCAAATGGGTCAAGTCTAAATTCTTGTTTTATGTCAAGATGGATCAAGTGGCCTCTCAGAATATATGTATTGCATCTCTGTCCcgacggtatgattgctgcacccccatggggctctcacaggcgtttggattttcggccgtccgatcgagctgacgtggcgcgatctcggccggccgttcgtccagggcgctgaggccctcccgcagacccactttttatccatgggtcgcgaAAAGCCCCGCTCGGCCCGAACTCTCGCCCGTGtcctccccttcctctcccctcgcgcccgcatccccgccgccgcacgcctctctccctctccttctctccCCGCACCACCCTTCTGCCTCCACACGTCCCTCTCCGGAACCGCCGGCGTGAgcgtcgggcggcgcggccgacctCCGGCAGGGGCCAACGGTACGGCCAAGGGGCGGCGCGACCGGTTCCCGTAGGGATGGCGGCGCGGGCGACCTCCACAGGCCATTGACCTCCACAGGCCACTCCTTTTCTTCTCCCTCGCGGCCGCCAGAAGTGGAATCGGCCTCGACCGTCTGCTCGCGCATCACCACATCGCCGGCGGGCGTCTTCGTCGCCGTGGCGTCACTTCTCCTCACAAATCCGACGCCGGGGAAATTGACGAAGGAGGATGCACGGCGGAGTCTGGCCGCCTCGCACGGCTTGGCGGCGGTGAGGAGAAAAATTCGCGGAGCGGAGGGTTGAGCAGCGGCTCGAGATTGACAGCAGCAGCAGAGAAATTTAGGGGCTTGGGGGAGAAGTGGATGCACGAGGGGATTGAGGATGAGCTGGGTTGTGCTGGACTGCTGGCCTCCTCTGCATCTTTGGCGTCACCGACGACGCCGACCACCGACGCAGGGCCTGCCCTCCTTAGCCTCTTCTTTGAAGGGGACCTGCAGGTTCCTCCTCCTCTCTCATCTCTATTTCctcttctctctttctctctcacaggATCCCCATGTTCCTGCAGCCACCGGAGGGTATCACGGATCTGTGAAGAAAACTTTGGTGCAGGTGAGTTTCTTTACATTTCTTCTctgctttcttttcccctcttttaTTTATATTTTCAGACATTGGTTTCCAAATAGGTCAGCATCGGATTGTTTGGTTGGAATTTTCAGGGGCTGTTTTGAGCTATGAGATGTGATTACTTCAACCCTTTGCACTCTTGTTTTATTGTAGTGTTGAGAACACCAGACCAGTGAGGACGCAGATAGATGTGGTGAGGACTGATTGTTGCAGAGTGTCGGCAGTATGTCCGTAGGTCTACAGAAATGACAATAAATCTGGACACTTCGTTTGAGGCAAATGGGCTACAATTCTTCAGCTAGGATTATATTAGGTGTGCAAAAAAGGTTATTATGCCCATGATTTCGAATTTTATTCCCTAAATGTAAGTTGTATAATATGTCCTAGGCTTTCCATGGAGTATCTAATTGTGATATTTGGCTGGGTGGTTTTGTCGCACTGATCAGTTTAGTATTGTCCAGAACTGAGTTCTTGCTGCATGCAGCAATCTCTTGTATTTTTTATAACATGAACCAATGAAATTATACTAACTTTTCCTTGCATCATATCAGGGTAAAATATCTGATGTTCTATGTTCATGGTGGAAGACAGCTAATCATATACTAGACAGAATGAGATTCTTCAGTTACAGGTGTATATCATTTTTTAATATGGAATTGTAATATTTTGATCCAGAAAGTTGATCCATTGCATTCTATATAGAGCTTGCTGTACAATTTTATCATTCACATTCTTCCAATACTAATTAGCTATTCCTATAAAATTCCATTGGTCATCTAAGAAAGGGATA includes these proteins:
- the LOC124672602 gene encoding wall-associated receptor kinase 1-like codes for the protein MPTTVLLLIVLHSLVAVASAQSKLALAREGCRDSCGNITVPYPFGIGSGCYRVDGLGSRGFELVCNDTGPSAPRLTFFSYNYSLADFSLATSQVTVYVKATTACFDFTGGLIGGDAGAYTSVDTSVYRLSSEGDIDVPVVLDWAVRDVGDCSAARNARDFACRSAHSTCFDVANNGGYGCNCSTGYDGNPYLDDGCRDIDECQRKDLCYGICENTPGNYTCQCPRGTSGNPRVKDGCRPDSPQDKFTLALKIVTGVSVAVILLGSMCCCLCLARQKSKLVRTKQKFFEHNGGVILQQQMQSYGRTTGGFKIFSAEELKKATNNFAADQILGRGGHGIVYRGVLADNSVVAIKKSKLMEETETKEFTREMFILSQINHRNVVKLLGCCLEVEVPMLVYEYVSNGTLYQYIHGGKGLDANTPLDTRLRIAAESAEALAYMHSSASPPILHGDVKTANILLDSSLTAKVTDFGASKLAPNDEAEIATLVQGTCGYLDPEYLMTCRLTDKSDVYSFGVVLLELLTRKKVLCFDGPEENRSLVSRFVMAVKAGRHDELMDDSVRKEMGQEALQEVSHLLMRCVSMNGEERPGMKEIAERLEALRRYQRHPWGQAGGGDSEEEDRSLLGRNQHRDVDYKFRPHDVLDLEGSSTRYFSV